The segment AAGAACTGGTGGTTTTTATCACGCCTCATATAATTCGTTATTATGACAAGGCAAAGAACGCAGACGCAGGATCAAGATAATAGTTTAATTATTAAAGGTTATTTTCGGTTATGCCAATTTATAATTACAAAGTCCGGGATGAGAAAGGCGGAATAATTAGTTCAACTTTGGAGTATGACAGCGAGGAAAAGTTATCCGCGGGTTTGGAAAAAATAGGTTTATATGTAATTTCCATAACGGATATTACCGGAAGAAGTTCTAAGCTGCTTAAGATTGTCGATCGTTTCAGGGGAATTTCCAATCTTGATTTAATAATTTTTACCCGTCAGGTTTCGATCATGCTTAAGTCGGGCTTAACTTTGCTTGACAGCCTTACCGGGGTTTTCAAACAGACGCGGCATAAAAAACTTAAGGCAGTAATTAAGGATGTTGTTGAACGGATCAGAAGCGGCAGCTCCTTTTCCCAGGCCATCCAGGCGCATTCTTCTATTTTTGGAGAAATGTACATAAATATGGTGCGCGCCGGGGAAACAAGCGGGATTTTGGATAATATTATGGAAAGGTTATCTGCGCTGGCCACCCACGAAGCCGAGATCAAGAACAAAATTCGGGCTGCTGTCACCTACCCGGCAGTAATAATCAGTATGGCTGTTTTAATAGTGTTTTTTCTGCTTACCTTTGTTATGCCTAAATTTATTAATATCTTTGAAACCGCAGGGACACAACTGCCTCTGCCGACAAAGATTCTTTTAGGAATTAGTTCTGTTTTGCGTTACCGCTGGTATGTTATTTTGGCTCTGCTGGCAGGAACGGCTATAGGTTTTTACAGGTGGGTTAAAACCGAAAAAGGCAGATATAAATTTGACCGGTTTAAGCTGAGCTTACCCGTTATCGGCGCTCTTTACCTGAGAGTCCTGATTTCGCGTTTCACGCGTTTATTGGGCCTGCTTGTCAAAAGCGGCATTCCGCTTTTATATTCAATTGAAGTCGTAGGCAGGACCGTTGACAACAGCGTTCTTTTTCGGATAATTGCCGGAAGCCGGAAAGGAATTACCGAAGGCCAGTCTTTATCCGAAACCCTTCAACTCAGCGGCATATTTCCTCCGATGGTTATTCAGATGATCGGCGCCGGCGAAAATACCGGTAAGCTCGAGGAGATGCTTACCGAGGTCTCTGATTTTTATGACGTAGAAATTGAGTATGGGATCAGGAATCTTACCTCGCTGATAGAACCGGCAATGATTATTATTATGGGATTGATAGTAGGGTTTATCGCCCTTTCAGTGCTTTTGCCGATTTTTAATCTGGTAAAGTTATTTAAATAGACGTATCTAATTCAGCAGTATAAAGAAAGGAGGCAATGAAAATGGCCGGTTCAAAAAATGGATTTACCCTGATCGAAATCTTAATCGTAATTACTATTTTAGGGATATTGGCTGCCGC is part of the Candidatus Omnitrophota bacterium genome and harbors:
- a CDS encoding type II secretion system F family protein; translated protein: MPIYNYKVRDEKGGIISSTLEYDSEEKLSAGLEKIGLYVISITDITGRSSKLLKIVDRFRGISNLDLIIFTRQVSIMLKSGLTLLDSLTGVFKQTRHKKLKAVIKDVVERIRSGSSFSQAIQAHSSIFGEMYINMVRAGETSGILDNIMERLSALATHEAEIKNKIRAAVTYPAVIISMAVLIVFFLLTFVMPKFINIFETAGTQLPLPTKILLGISSVLRYRWYVILALLAGTAIGFYRWVKTEKGRYKFDRFKLSLPVIGALYLRVLISRFTRLLGLLVKSGIPLLYSIEVVGRTVDNSVLFRIIAGSRKGITEGQSLSETLQLSGIFPPMVIQMIGAGENTGKLEEMLTEVSDFYDVEIEYGIRNLTSLIEPAMIIIMGLIVGFIALSVLLPIFNLVKLFK